A part of Carettochelys insculpta isolate YL-2023 chromosome 1, ASM3395843v1, whole genome shotgun sequence genomic DNA contains:
- the OMP gene encoding olfactory marker protein encodes MAADTSELELPLVQDVQLTNCMRLRVQSLQQKNERPQDGEKLLQPHEYIYRVDFVRQHNLRFLHWKIQLESAGKVSVAGTSQHWTPDLTNLMTRQLLEPAGIFWKKPGSNEVECNEADAQEFGERLIELAKIRKVMYFLLSFTDGLKPAHFTGSIVFKA; translated from the coding sequence ATGGCTGCTGACACGTCGGAGCTCGAGCTTCCCTTGGTTCAGGACGTCCAGCTCACCAACTGCATGCGGCTGCGGGTGCAGAGCCTCCAGCAGAAGAATGAGCGGCCGCAGGATGGTgagaagctgctgcagccccacgagTACATCTACCGGGTGGATTTCGTCCGGCAGCACAACCTGCGGTTCCTGCACTGGAAGATCCAGCTGGAGAGTGCTGGGAAGGTGTCGGTGGCGGGCACCTCTCAGCATTGGACACCTGACCTCACCAACTTGATGACCCGGCAGCTGCTGGAGCCGGCGggcatcttctggaagaagccagGGAGCAACGAAGTGGAGTGCAATGAGGCAGATGCCCAGGAGTTCGGGGAGAGGCTGATAGAGCTGGCCAAAATCCGCAAGGTGATGTACTTCCTCCTGTCCTTCACCGATGGCCTCAAACCAGCCCACTTCACCGGCTCCATAGTGTTCAAAGCCTGA